One genomic window of Glycine max cultivar Williams 82 chromosome 16, Glycine_max_v4.0, whole genome shotgun sequence includes the following:
- the LOC100803547 gene encoding YTH domain-containing protein ECT4, with protein sequence MAAVAPSSDKTADLLQNLTLDSESKPIGVAEPAKKNGPTFSSGAAKGRAKPFNPNSCFVPNGYPSAYYYGGYDGQGDWNAYSRYMNLDGGMAQGVYGDNCSYMYHQGYGYAPYGTYASPNSSSPMIQQDGQQYGLQQYQYPCSYYKSPASADVSFTTNKISLPEGEISTTVDVADCVSSTNAMNKGNNVNVGNSNFTDKNGLNPFLTSSQHTSLNTNDSYQGASLPAYAPLSGYQGPRSTHGTQLPVPSDASLVSDGQAKYGAKVGLSSSVVPVKDFSSQRNQRLPQPLPQYSNMSGSRHPSGLDLVSGFMNGMYPSNRMYSQYGNTFRPNSHFGSAAYGSRMGSFDSKHNGAGYGCGLNHFKKSMDGFSELNKGPRAAKSSDNKNIKSLGPVTLLHKGQNLSVKSDNKEVPLVPDKEQYNGKDLAENYSDAKFFVIKSYSEDDIHKSIKYSAWASTPNGNKKLDSAYQEAKEKPGGCPIFLLFSVNTSGQFVGLAEMLGPVDFGKTVDYWQQDRWTGCFSVKWHVIKDIPNSVLRHITLENNENKPVTNSRDTQEVKFEKGVQLVKIFKEHSSQTCILDDFGFYEDREKVTQEKKSKEQQLPKQISKPSDFTFGTVTFPKSLDATLINESATANAADGRMNAEGLLEGNGSTTALEDASKSC encoded by the exons ATGGCAGCTGTTGCTCCTTCTTCTGACA AAACTGCAGATTTATTGCAGAATTTGACCCTGGACTCTGAGTCCAAACCCATTGGAGTTGCTGAGCCTGCGAAGAAG AATGGACCCACTTTTTCCAGTGGTGCAGCTAAAGGGAGGGCCAAGCCATTCAATCCAAATTCATGCTTTGTTCCAAATGGATACCCTTCTGCGTATTATTATGGAG GTTATGATGGGCAAGGTGATTGGAATGCTTATTCCAGATATATGAACCTTGATGGAGGGATGGCTCAA GGTGTTTATGGGGATAACTGCTCTTATATGTACCATCAAGGTTATGGTTATGCACCATATGGAACATATGCATCTCCCAATTCCTCTTCTCCGATGATTCAACAGGATGGTCAGCAGTACGGGCTGCAACAGTACCAGTATCCATGTTCTTATTACAAATCTCCAGCTTCTGCTGATGTGTCATTTACTACCAACAAAATCAGTCTTCCAGAAGGAGAAATATCAACTACTGTTGATGTTGCTGATTGTGTTTCTTCAACAAATGCTATGAATAAAGGAAACAATGTTAACGTGGGCAATAGTAATTTCACTGATAAAAATGGGTTAAATCCATTTTTAACTAGTTCACAGCACACATCTTTGAATACAAATGATTCTTATCAAGGGGCTAGCTTGCCAGCTTATGCTCCTTTGTCAGGATATCAGGGTCCAAGAAGCACCCATGGTACACAACTGCCAGTCCCTTCGGATGCGTCCTTAGTATCTGACGGACAGGCCAAATATGGAGCCAAGGTTGGATTATCTTCATCAGTAGTGCCTGTCAAAGATTTTTCATctcaaagaaatcaaagacTTCCTCAGCCACTTCCCCAATACTCA AACATGAGTGGTTCCAGACATCCTTCTGGACTTGACCTGGTTTCTGGATTCATGAACGGGATGTATCCGAGCAACAGGATGTACAGCCAATATGGAAACACATTCAGGCCTAATTCTCATTTCGGATCTGCTGCGTATGGATCTAGAATGGGCTCTTTCGATAGCAAACATAATGGTGCAGGGTATGGCTGCGGTCttaaccattttaaaaaaagtatggaTGGTTTCAGCGAGCTAAATAAGGGACCCAGAGCTGCCAAGAGTTCTGATAATAAAAACATCAAAAGTCTTGGACCTGTCACATTATTACACAAGGGACAGAACCTTTCAGTGAAGAGTGACAACAAAGAAGTTCCTTTGGTTCCCGACAAGGAACAGTACAATGGGAAAGATTTGGCTGAGAATTATTCTGATGCCAAGTTTTTTGTCATCAAATCCTATAGTGAGGATGATATTCATAAAAGCATAAAATACAGCGCTTGGGCAAGCACCCCTAACGGCAACAAAAAGCTGGATTCGGCATATCAGGAAGCCAAGGAGAAGCCCGGTGGCTGTcccatatttttgttattttcg GTCAACACTAGTGGGCAATTTGTTGGTTTAGCCGAGATGTTGGGTCCTGTTGATTTTGGTAAAACCGTAGATTATTGGCAGCAGGACAGGTGGACTGGTTGCTTTTCTGTGAAGTGGCATGTCATCAAGGATATCCCAAATAGCGTGTTGAGGCACATAACgcttgaaaacaatgaaaacaaaCCTGTAACAAATAGTAGGGATACTCAGGAG GTTAAGTTTGAGAAGGGTGTTCAACTTGTCAAAATATTCAAGGAGCATTCAAGCCAAACATGCATCTTGGATGATTTTGGGTTCTACGAGGATCGTGAAAAGGTGACTCAGGAGAAAAAGTCTAAGGAACAGCAGTTACCAAAACAG ATCAGCAAGCCCAGTGATTTCACATTTGGGACGGTTACATTTCCGAAGTCTCTTGATGCAACCTTGATCAATGAATCTGCTACTGCAAATGCAGCAGATGGAAGAATGAATGCAGAAGGGCTGTTAGAAGGGAATGGATCGACTACAGCACTTGAAGATGCTTCTAAGAGCTGTTAA
- the LOC100805680 gene encoding photosynthetic NDH subunit of subcomplex B 2, chloroplastic, producing MASFLSLSLPKLNLIKASSAANTTTTTTTTLPTAETLNEKFGRKGIKFLESDNTPIVDLTVRNGSSLRLRIPDAHVTSYKPKVNWKDDGFQEVLYTIPATETGPYKAKGGVGLVMNEVLQPGAKGLLPSTLEWTVNDVDSDSIDALQVELSCTSRFFDITYIVTLYPVSMATAVVAKNIGPKPATLTNAILSHFRFKNRRGTAIKGLRSCSYIPHAPLSSPFQILTPSEATISEPPRWLSFGNETEAKPGTWGQQALSITLLENKMSRVYAAPPKERLKAFYNTPPSKYETIDQGRGLCFRVIRMGFEDIYLSSPGSLSEKYGKDYFICTGPASILVPVTVNPGEEWRGAQVIEHDNLT from the exons ATggcttcttttctttccttatcTCTTCCCAAGTTAAACTTAATAAAGGCCTCTTCAGCAGCTAACACcactacaacaacaacaaccactcTTCCCACAGCTGAGACACTCAATGAGAAATTTGGCAGAAAAGGCATCAAGTTCTTGGAGTCTGATAACACTCCCATAGTTGACTTAACAGTGAGAAATGGCAGCTCCTTGAGGCTGAGGATACCTGATGCTCATGTGACATCATACAAACCAAAAGTTAATTGGAAAGATGATGGATTTCAGGAGGTTCTTTACACAATTCCTGCAACTGAAACTGGCCCTTACAAGGCCAAAGGTGGTGTTGGTTTGGTCATGAATGAAGTGCTGCAACCTGGAGCCAAAGGGTTACTACCTTCCACTTTAGAGTGGACTGTAAATGATGTTGACTCTGATTCCATAGATGCTCTCCAG GTTGAATTGAGCTGCACTAGTAGATTCTTTGACATCACTTACATAGTGACCCTCTATCCTGTGAGTATGGCCACAGCAGTTGTAGCCAAGAACATTGGCCCCAAGCCTGCCACTCTAACCAATGCTATTCTAAGCCATTTTAGATTCAAGAACAGACGTGGGACAGCAATTAAAGGCCTCAGAAGCTGCTCATATATTCCACATGCTCCTCTTTCTTCTCCCTTTCAAATCTTGACTCCATCAGAAGCTACCATATCTGAGCCTCCTAGATGGCTTTCCTTTGGTAATGAGACTGAAGCCAAGCCTGGCACGTGGGGTCAGCAGGCTTTGTCTATTACCCTCCTTGAGAATAAGATGAGTAGAGTTTATGCTGCACCTCCAAAAGAAAGATTAAAGGCATTCTATAACACCCCTCCTTCCAAGTATGAAACCATTGACCAG GGACGTGGGCTATGCTTCAGGGTGATAAGAATGGGTTTTGaggatatttatttatcaagcCCTGGTTCCTTGTCAGAGAAATATGGAAAGGACTACTTCATCTGCACTGGCCCTGCTTCAATACTGGTGCCTGTGACTGTTAATCCTGGGGAAGAATGGAGAGGTGCACAAGTTATTGAGCATGATAATTTGACATGA
- the LOC100782340 gene encoding protein SINE1, with amino-acid sequence MGRSLSPLVRQELANLEKDEDSRKSAMKALKSYVKDLDLEAIPFFLAKVSESKENCSGEFTISIFEVLARVHGVKIVPLIDNIMRTIVKTLASSAGSFPLQQACSKVVPAVARYGIDPSTPEDKRRHIIWSLCTPLSNSLSSSQESLTSGAALCLKALVDSDNWRFASDELVNRVCQNVAAALDGKSGQTNSHLGLVMSLARRNALIIEAYARLLIQSGIRILNAGLVEGNSQKRLSSIQMINYLMRSLDSRSIFSEIELIIEEMDKCQSDKMAFVQGAALEALQTAKRIASDKKPRYAKSPASVTGSNFSRREEDYMEGENTSSGDGEHTPSSLTPESRTFDFFPGYEYVDSPISSNFGRRSVTRKLWSNENGGVDVSLKDGLFSQIGKESALLEHSLIPEFSDGEGDYTEEFAGFMGRNTSHGVSKSTTTSPLRSRTQATVDSIKIFETPRKLIHSLQDSSDLSLGCSKKEQNGRYRSLSSDDNMEWSPSCKYNQNGFSDDMNKCDSEVIEGCAEVEFQGGSESVSSTNDNNILVDVEKQMHTKVVPENRNAKTKYKLVCGLSCVLLAVATPLLWINNQDEGHYLVPT; translated from the exons ATGGGTAGGAGTCTAAGCCCTTTGGTGAGGCAAGAGCTGGCAAATCTTGAGAAAGATGAAGATAGCCGCAAATCCGCCATGAAGGCGTTGAAATCTTATGTGAAAGATTTGGATTTAGAGGCCATTCCTTTCTTTCTCGCAAAAGTTTCTGAGAGCAAAGAAAATTGTTCAGGGGAGTTCACAATTTCAATCTTTGAAGTTCTTGCTAGGGTTCACGGTGTCAAAATTGTTCCTTTGATAGACAACATCATGAGAACCATAGTAAAGACTTTGGCTTCAAGTGCAGGGTCCTTCCCTCTCCAACAGGCTTGCTCAAAGGTGGTTCCTGCAGTTGCAAGATATGGAATTGACCCCTCAACCCCAGAAGACAAAAGGAGGCACATAATTTGGTCCCTTTGCACGCCTCTTTCCAATTCTCTCTCGAGTTCTCAGGAGAGCCTTACTTCGGGTGCTGCCCTTTGCTTGAAGGCTCTGGTGGATTCTGATAATTGGAGGTTTGCTTCAGATGAATTGGTCAATCGGGTTTGCCAGAATGTTGCTGCGGCATTAGATGGAAAGTCTGGTCAAACCAACTCCCATCTTGGTCTGGTTATGTCGTTGGCCAGGCGCAATGCGTTGATCATTGAAGCGTATGCAAGGTTGCTCATACAATCTGGAATAAGAATACTGAATGCTGGCCTTGTGGAGGGGAATTCTCAGAAAAGGCTTTCATCAATTCAGATGATCAACTACTTGATGAGAAGTTTGGACTCCAGAAGCATATTCTCAGAGATTGAATTGATAATTGAGGAGATGGACAAGTGCCAATCTGATAAAATGGCATTTGTGCAAGGTGCAGCACTTGAGGCTTTGCAAACTGCCAAGAGAATTGCAAGTGATAAAAAGCCAAGATATGCAAAAAGTCCGGCTTCAGTGACAGGATCAAATTTTAGTAGGAGAGAGGAAGACTATATGGAGGGAGAGAATACTTCTTCTGGTGATGGAGAACATACTCCTTCTTCTCTTACACCTGAATCGCGGACATTTGACTTTTTCCCTGGATATGAATATGTTGATTCTCCTATTTCAAGCAACTTTGGACGAAGAAGTGTGACTAGGAAGCTTTGGAGTAATGAAAATGGAGGAGTTGATGTGTCTCTAAAGGATGGTTTGTTTTCACAAATAGGAAAAGAAAGTGCTTTGTTAGAGCATTCATTGATTCCAGAGTTTTCTGATGGAGAGGGAGACTATACAGAGGAGTTTGCTGGTTTCATGGGCAGAAATACCAGCCATGGAGTGTCCAAAAGTACCACCACAAGTCCACTA AGGTCACGCACTCAGGCAACTGTTGACAGCATAAAAATCTTTGAGACCCCTAGGAAGCTCATCCACTctcttcaagattcaagtgatcTGTCTTTGGGTTGCTCTAAGAAGGAGCAGAATGGAAGGTATAGGAGTCTATCCTCAGACGACAACATGGAGTGGAGTCCATCTTGTAAGTATAACCAAAACGGTTTCTCAGATGACATGAACAAGTGTGATAGCGAAGTAATCGAAGGTTGTGCTGAGGTTGAGTTTCAAGGTGGCTCAGAGTCAGTCTCATCAACAAATGACAACAACATTCTTGTAGATGTCGAAAAGCAGATGCATACCAAAGTGGTTCCTGAAAATAGAAATGCCAAGACTAAATACAAATTGGTTTGTGGTCTTTCATGCGTTCTACTTGCAGTGGCTACTCCATTGCTTTGGATCAATAATCAAGATGAAGGCCATTATCTTGTCCCAACATAA